The Paracoccus seriniphilus genome includes a window with the following:
- a CDS encoding ABC transporter permease: protein MKKRHDVKRYPGLGVLSFAFFVYLYAPLAIVILYSFNENRITGVWTKFSLKWYGSALNNAALVDALKTSLLVAVIATVVATTIALMAAMAIIRGKRMRARKLSETVVNLPLLLPEIVLAVATLILFSLIGLQNGLLKLVIAHSAFCTPFAFLPIRARLQGMSLDFEEAASDLYARRWTVFRRVTLPLIFPGLFSGAMLAFLISMDDFITSNMLSSGGTTTLPVYIFSLIRAGTSPELNAVASLLILASLILATVALTMSARGTGKDI, encoded by the coding sequence ATGAAAAAGCGGCATGATGTCAAACGTTATCCCGGCCTTGGTGTGCTGAGCTTTGCCTTCTTCGTCTATCTCTATGCGCCCCTTGCCATCGTGATCCTTTATTCCTTCAACGAGAACCGCATTACTGGCGTCTGGACGAAATTCTCGCTCAAATGGTATGGCTCGGCCCTGAACAACGCGGCCCTTGTCGACGCGCTGAAGACCTCGTTGCTGGTTGCGGTCATTGCCACAGTCGTGGCGACCACCATTGCGCTGATGGCGGCCATGGCGATCATCCGTGGCAAAAGGATGCGCGCGCGCAAGCTGTCGGAAACCGTGGTCAACCTGCCCCTGCTGCTGCCCGAGATTGTTCTGGCCGTCGCCACCCTGATCCTGTTTTCGCTGATCGGATTGCAGAACGGCCTGCTGAAGCTGGTGATTGCCCATTCGGCCTTTTGCACGCCCTTTGCCTTTTTGCCGATCCGGGCGCGGTTGCAGGGAATGTCGCTGGATTTCGAAGAGGCCGCCTCGGATCTCTATGCAAGACGCTGGACGGTCTTTCGTCGTGTGACCCTGCCGCTGATCTTTCCCGGTCTGTTTTCAGGGGCGATGCTGGCTTTCCTGATCTCGATGGATGATTTCATCACTTCGAACATGCTCAGTTCGGGGGGCACCACGACCTTGCCGGTCTATATCTTCTCGCTGATCCGCGCCGGCACCTCTCCCGAACTCAATGCGGTCGCAAGCCTGCTGATCCTTGCGTCGCTGATCCTTGCCACCGTTGCCCTGACCATGTCGGCACGCGGCACCGGCAAGGACATCTGA